The sequence below is a genomic window from Corythoichthys intestinalis isolate RoL2023-P3 chromosome 17, ASM3026506v1, whole genome shotgun sequence.
cctgtgatatggtggtGTGGAGGTAGttttttactattttcattttactgaaggctcgctctcttccagctacagtcactggcaaagacaagaaaatgcgtAGCACTTGAGTGCTCCAgggcggggtcaaaccattctctgctaaaatGGGGGGGcattgtgcaaaaaaaggaaaaaaatatatatttgaaatatttaatatgttaaggTTTagtcgagtagaacataatatttaatacgacaatgatttaaatttttttaaaaaaatgaatgtaagataaaataaattaagggccgTTCAGAACCCCCCCACTGACGTgcttctacatacaaagttaattcgttccaggaccttgtttgtactagtaagtcgaaatggtcgtatgtctacgaggattttcccataagaacacattataattccattaattcgtttcacagcccgaaaacctacattaaatcATTTATAAATACTCCTGGtaccattacaaatggcaattacacatatcaatacaaataaatgataaataaaaaatcagaataataatataataataattcctgtaataatgtaacaaatcggattctaatatggcggatgtgttttgcgtgctatacctgaacgcaccgcgtggctgacaccACAATGAGATAGATGCGTGCGGAAGtgattttactttcacttttaactttcctgttgtttttggcgtATACTGCGGGGGACAGTAGGCGCGTTGtgatgcacaagttctgaaacaaatgattaaaaacctgacggagttggcgacttccttgcctaTGTTACAACAACAATAAGTGTCACCTTAATTTATGGCAAACTGGCAAgttgtagaatgtctacgatcttgacggtcagaggaggaccgtcaagatcgtagacattctacagccatattgtcgagccagttcacggacaccacgctcatatttttctatcatttccatcttcatttcactggtaagcgtcaccttttttctttttttcaccacctgcactaactttattcgaacccatgttgatttctctcacaagaaaatccgccatgcgtccatcttgcaggaaaacaaagcaACTACGGCGCTGTCAtatatcgtcgtatttcgagcatgtcgttggatgtagaaaaaaatggcgagtcaaattttacgtcgggtgtcgaaaagatcgtgtgtcaaagcgatcgtatgtcgaggtaccgctgtactGAAATTTGATGAGGCTATTTACAACAAAATAATGTGGGCAAAAAAGAGGTCATACTTACATGGCCTGTCATCATTTGCAGTGGATCGACTTCCTCTATAGGGCTGATTTCCTGTCTCATTACCCAAATGGGCTCTACAGGCTGGTCGGGTGTGTAGGGGGACCTTATCGTCTTGGTCTTAACCTCTTCGATGGCCTCCCTTATGTCTTTAATTACTAAGCTGATGGCGTCGCCTGGGACTTTTGTACATTCCTCTGCTGAGAGGCAAACCTCATCTTTGGTCTCTTCTAAGACCCTCTGGACAGATGATGAATTTTTCGTCTGTGCATCTGCTTGTCGAGGTACATGCCTCAAACTTTTCTGAATGGGGCTTTGATTAGCACTACCCCCCTCTCCGTCAGACTGACCATCATAGTGGTGTAGTCGGCAGCCGACAGAGCTATCCACTTGAGATGGATGGTAACCTCGGTCTTTGCCCCGCTTTGGTACGTGATGGGGTCCCTTCATAGGAGAGGATTTTTGGAAATCCTCCTGTCTAtggctggtaaatggtttatggTGGAACCCTTGCTGGGTTTCATTCGGCTCAGACTTCTGATGAGACTGCATGCAAGTATCTCTGAGTGCTTCTGAATAGGATGTCTTAAGAGGTTCTGGAAAAGATTTGGGATGGGATTTTGTCTCAGAATTTTCTACCGGCTCCACAAAGGACTTTTGGTGGGACTCTGTATAAAAGTCTGCATAGGTTTTAGGGTAATATTCCAAGGTTGATTCGGCGCAGTCGTCTTCGTCTTCAGGCAGCATGTCATTGTCAGGCAGAGGGCTCATACTGGTTTCCTCACCAAAGTGGTCCAGATGAGGAAAAAGCGGTGTGTCGGGGGACGATGGTGGGGTAGGGGACTGGAGTGGCGGTGGGCTATGAAGAGGTCCATCATTACTCAGAGAGGCTGCACTTTCTGTGTCTGAGCAGAGATCTGTGATTTCACTCCCCTGAGCTTCAACTTCCAAAACATCCAGCTCTTCCTCATGATTTTCCACCTCCTTGGCTGCACATACCTCTGATCCATCTTGAACCGCCTGCATGTCGTCATGCGCGCAACAAGAGTGATCTTTAGCCGAGTAATGATCTTCCAAATGGCCAACTGGTCCATGTTCTTTATTCTCCATAACTTCTTTCATATTTTCTTTACAGACCACATCATTTTCTTGGATCTCTAATTGAAGGTCATGACTCGCTGGTCCAGGTGAGTGGTCCGTTGTGTTGATCGAAGCAACAGGAGTTTGGGGAGAAGACGTTCTGTCCTGGAGTGGTTCTGTATTCTTTTGCTGATTTCTAATTTCTCCATGACCTTCTCTGTGCTCTGCAAGTGCTGATTCCTTAGATTCTTGTATCTCTTTGTTTAGTGGCTTCTGTCTTTGCCCTTTGAGTCTTGGATTTGGGTCACCACGACGGCGGTAACGGGTGACAGCAGGCCGGAGCTGTGGGACAGGACGTGGTTTTGTGGCTTGACTTTCACTGGAAAGAATTGGTTCTGAGGCAGAACTGGGAAAATTAGCCTGACTTTGGCCTTGGGCCTGATCTGATGGTGGACGCCGGCGTTGACGGTGTGGACCACCACGGCCTGCAGGttggtgatgatgatgatgatgatgagtttGATGATGGTGATGATGATGCGGATTCAACTCTCCATCTGGACTGAGCATCTGACATGGCCTCCAGGGTCGACGTAAAGGAGGTTCTCCAGGCACTGAACTGTTATTCTGCCTAGTCCTCTGAGAAACTGGAGCAACAGAGCATTCGTCATCCACTTCCCCACTCCGCTCTTCCGGATACTTATGGCTCATTTTACTGAGGTAGCGTGCTCCAATTTTTAAAACATAGTCCTTTCCCCTACATGGAAACCCTTCAgacagagaaagagagagaggtggatataaataaatgatcatTAAACTTAGCAGGAGGGTTGAACATAACTGTTGAACTAAACTACTCGAGACGTTGATAGAGCAagagactatttttggtcatttaaaataaCAAATACTAGTAAAAtattactgtatgtgtgtatatgtatgtatatatatatatatatatatatacgtgtgtgtatgtataaatatataaatatatatatatattataaatatataaaatcttgcactcctctttaaaagcaactgcagtattttaagccaactatttttaatttgtccgttttaccctgaaaacccccgtttacagacgtcacgcaaccgcttttgtttcaaccaagccataaaacgaaggtaatcacttatatttattattcaaaatgtctgtcattttaagcttagaatcattaattgatgtgtaatatttcgtaaaaaaaaaaaaaaaaaacgactttaaaaaaatattcactcccatattttaaacttttaaacaaattacgtcacaatggaaaaaaatggtgtctgtaaaaaagtcacgaatacctacctcataactatcgctgaattgcatttttttttttgttactgtcacattttttacgatatgttagatgataaataatcgatccaaacagagagagaaaaaaaaaaaaaaaaacgtttaaaaaggttgatatatgaaaaagaacatctcaaccactccttgatgtctgcgatttctgcatcgcgacccttgttatattaccatatttcacccataaaatccccataaaatccagctgtggccattcacagctgtgtctctacactcagtgatacatgctacatggagttgttgcgaaacaaggtaagtacgcgataatacctcgttaaagtcgtggcatctttaattctgctgtctatgtattaatcaaaatgtctgtatctgaatctgaatcatgaattgatgtctaatatttcgttcaaaaaataaaaaaaacgactttaaaaaaattattcactcgcatattttaaacttttaaacaaattatgtcacaatgaaaaaaatggcgtctgtaaaagtaaaagtcacggatatctacctcataactatcgattaattgtattttttttgttactgtcgcattttccccaatatgtttgatgataaataatcgatccaaacaaagaaaaattgggggaaaaaaatgttttaaagggtaaatatgtgaaaaagaacatctcgaccactctttgatgtctgcgatttctgcatcgcgacccttgttatatgaccatgtttcacccataaaatcccccccaaatccaactgtggccattcacatctgtgtcttgacacgcgatgatacatgctacatggagtttttggatcgaaacaaggtaagtacgcaataatatctcattaaaatcgtgCCATCTttgattctgctctcgcgtggtcTCGCcaccaattagggttttgctgtttaaaaaaaaaaaaaaaaaaaaaaaaaaagaaaaacatgccctcgtgttaaaaaattttcttcccccagaaaactgagattttaagctttccactgatgtatcacacatgcatatcggacaatttcgaAATTTGGTCATATTGGCGGTCTCAGAacagatatatgtatatactagtatatatatatcagaaaacaatgatttgtacatgtatacatgcattcatcttcacatttaaaaaatactgtatttatttatttgtttatttattttttatttataaaaaaaaaaaatacacactagTTACGATTCCAAGTAACAACTTAAAGTTAAATTTcttttttcaaagtactttatcTCATtatatgccattgacagcattagacgtctaattc
It includes:
- the LOC130905865 gene encoding amyloid-beta A4 precursor protein-binding family A member 1-like: MSHKYPEERSGEVDDECSVAPVSQRTRQNNSSVPGEPPLRRPWRPCQMLSPDGELNPHHHHHHQTHHHHHHHQPAGRGGPHRQRRRPPSDQAQGQSQANFPSSASEPILSSESQATKPRPVPQLRPAVTRYRRRGDPNPRLKGQRQKPLNKEIQESKESALAEHREGHGEIRNQQKNTEPLQDRTSSPQTPVASINTTDHSPGPASHDLQLEIQENDVVCKENMKEVMENKEHGPVGHLEDHYSAKDHSCCAHDDMQAVQDGSEVCAAKEVENHEEELDVLEVEAQGSEITDLCSDTESAASLSNDGPLHSPPPLQSPTPPSSPDTPLFPHLDHFGEETSMSPLPDNDMLPEDEDDCAESTLEYYPKTYADFYTESHQKSFVEPVENSETKSHPKSFPEPLKTSYSEALRDTCMQSHQKSEPNETQQGFHHKPFTSHRQEDFQKSSPMKGPHHVPKRGKDRGYHPSQVDSSVGCRLHHYDGQSDGEGGSANQSPIQKSLRHVPRQADAQTKNSSSVQRVLEETKDEVCLSAEECTKVPGDAISLVIKDIREAIEEVKTKTIRSPYTPDQPVEPIWVMRQEISPIEEVDPLQMMTGHSISRSPSQHGSVSDQESGSPLNIESSRSLHSQQYQEHQSEGRHMRGDAITQPQLYVQPNQTQPQHPPQQPRHQVQPAPQQPPVQEIRRSLPSFPTFVDVPGPCDPDDLIDGIIFAATYLGCTHLLSERTPTKSARMQQAQEAMNRVQAAQKQAKNRKNSPDSESAPCTAEVDLFMSTQRIKVLNADTQESLMDLPLRTISYIADIGNMVVLMARGKMVRSRSAQENLEHTAEQTTMSNDDRRLYRMICHVFESEDAQLIAQSIGQSFSVAYQEFLRANGIDPEDLSQREYSDLLNTQDMYNDDLIHFSKSENCRDVYIEKQKGEILGVVIVESGWGSILPTVIIASMMHAGPAEKSGRLNIGDQIMTVNGTSLVGLPLSTCQSIIKGLKSQCRIKMNIVRCPPVTMVLIRRPDLRYQLGFSVQNGIICSLMRGGIAERGGVRVGHRIIEINGQSVVATPHERIVQILSNAMGEIHMKTMPAAMYRLLTAQEQPVYL